The Flavobacteriales bacterium genome contains a region encoding:
- a CDS encoding DUF4178 domain-containing protein → MSDSSFEPKLTELKVGYTFDYNLKTWIVEEVYHYKWGNNFTSKEYKIYAGDEEGYLEVEDDGVLKILFSKEIDIPLKSSDFIPYADPIPTIGYQGKTYSFNEKFNSEARNDEDNYWESFYLWDYYDSQGEEFISVENWDGDIEACHGHKVQELEISNVTPGDPNRARERKLQRKHGYNSTYKGGGDDNPTPVKIILFMIILVVFIVIMSRGCNGTYIHTGNSGRYHHVGGGGWSGGGGGGFRGGGGGFGK, encoded by the coding sequence ATGAGTGATTCATCTTTCGAACCAAAATTAACAGAGCTTAAAGTAGGCTATACGTTTGATTACAATCTAAAAACATGGATTGTAGAAGAGGTATATCATTACAAATGGGGGAATAATTTTACCAGCAAAGAATATAAAATATATGCTGGAGATGAAGAAGGGTATTTAGAGGTAGAGGATGATGGTGTATTAAAAATACTTTTTAGTAAAGAGATTGATATACCGCTGAAATCATCTGATTTTATACCTTATGCAGATCCTATACCAACAATTGGATATCAAGGCAAAACATATTCCTTTAATGAAAAATTTAATTCCGAAGCGAGAAATGATGAAGATAATTATTGGGAGTCATTTTATTTATGGGATTATTACGATAGTCAAGGAGAAGAATTTATTTCAGTAGAAAATTGGGATGGAGATATAGAAGCTTGTCATGGTCATAAGGTACAAGAGTTAGAAATAAGCAACGTTACACCGGGAGATCCGAATAGAGCTAGAGAAAGAAAATTACAACGTAAACACGGTTACAATTCGACCTACAAAGGAGGAGGGGATGATAATCCAACACCTGTTAAGATTATCCTTTTTATGATTATTTTGGTTGTTTTCATCGTCATCATGTCTAGAGGTTGTAATGGAACATATATTCATACAGGAAACTCTGGTAGATACCATCATGTTGGTGGAGGTGGCTGGTCTGGAGGTGGCGGCGGTGGATTCCGCGGTGGAGGTGGTGGCTTTGGAAAGTAA
- the speD gene encoding adenosylmethionine decarboxylase — translation MQTLGFHTLIELHGCDAKKINDTALVEKTLLEAAKIASLSVVNTTIHHFNPIGVSGVIVIKESHIAIHTWPEYKYVALDFFTCNESYELTEALAYIKTIFEAEIMELKEVKRGTINQLTPSFNK, via the coding sequence ATGCAGACGCTTGGTTTTCATACATTAATTGAATTACATGGTTGTGATGCTAAAAAAATCAATGACACAGCTCTTGTAGAAAAAACGTTATTAGAAGCTGCGAAAATCGCCAGTTTATCTGTTGTGAATACAACAATACATCATTTTAACCCAATTGGGGTAAGTGGGGTTATTGTGATTAAAGAAAGTCATATAGCCATTCATACTTGGCCAGAATACAAGTATGTAGCATTAGATTTTTTTACATGTAATGAATCTTATGAATTAACAGAGGCATTAGCGTATATTAAAACGATATTTGAAGCAGAGATAATGGAGTTAAAAGAAGTAAAAAGAGGAACAATTAATCAATTAACCCCAAGTTTTAACAAATAA
- a CDS encoding DUF308 domain-containing protein, which translates to MIKKIDKGYSFGISHRVTGAAFLVTGGFAVVLSFFGGGNWVSLLFGTFLFVAGSIMLFAKEMIIINYKEKTFKNQLNVFGVTYTKENDLVKYRDISIISKRYSYDDSYDDNTESYYETGGDYIYKHDLVFLTPKHLGRLLISQFDDYEEALELGKVVAKYTGKPLVKYSPQRISKRR; encoded by the coding sequence ATGATAAAAAAAATAGATAAAGGATATAGTTTTGGTATTTCTCATAGGGTAACAGGTGCAGCTTTTTTAGTTACTGGTGGTTTTGCAGTAGTTTTAAGTTTTTTTGGTGGAGGTAATTGGGTCTCTCTTCTCTTTGGAACTTTTTTATTTGTAGCAGGTTCAATAATGCTGTTTGCAAAAGAAATGATAATAATTAACTATAAAGAGAAAACGTTTAAAAATCAATTAAATGTCTTTGGTGTAACATATACTAAGGAGAATGATTTGGTGAAATACAGGGATATAAGTATCATTTCTAAAAGGTATAGTTATGATGACAGTTATGATGATAACACCGAAAGTTATTACGAAACAGGAGGAGATTATATCTATAAACACGATCTTGTTTTTCTAACTCCAAAACATTTAGGAAGGTTATTAATAAGTCAGTTTGATGACTACGAAGAAGCTTTAGAATTAGGTAAAGTGGTGGCAAAATATACTGGGAAACCTTTAGTGAAATATTCTCCCCAACGAATTTCAAAGAGAAGATAA
- a CDS encoding PspA/IM30 family protein, with the protein MSIFRRLFKIGQSEAHNLVDKLEDPIKLTEQGIRDLKKDLDASLKALAEVKALRIRSNADLNKSKFQVEDFEKKAMTLLNNAKEGKMDAAEADRLATEALKRVQQAKENGARAQAEVQKFDQSIAQLEANINKVKSNISKYENELKTLKARMKVSKATKKINKQLSQVDSTGTIAMLEKMKDKVAEEEALAEAYGDIAEQSKSVDEEIDAALDNVDADSADALAELKKKMGM; encoded by the coding sequence ATGAGTATATTTAGAAGACTTTTTAAAATAGGACAATCAGAGGCACATAACTTGGTAGATAAGTTAGAGGACCCAATAAAATTAACAGAACAAGGAATTAGAGATCTAAAGAAAGATTTAGATGCTTCTCTAAAAGCTTTAGCTGAAGTTAAAGCGTTAAGAATTCGTTCAAATGCTGATTTGAATAAATCTAAATTTCAAGTTGAGGATTTTGAGAAAAAAGCGATGACGCTTTTAAATAATGCAAAAGAAGGGAAAATGGATGCTGCTGAAGCAGATCGTTTGGCTACTGAAGCGTTAAAAAGAGTGCAACAAGCAAAAGAAAATGGAGCTAGAGCGCAAGCAGAAGTTCAAAAGTTTGATCAATCAATAGCGCAATTAGAAGCGAATATCAACAAAGTAAAATCAAATATTAGTAAATACGAGAATGAGTTGAAAACATTAAAAGCTCGTATGAAAGTAAGTAAAGCAACGAAGAAGATCAACAAGCAATTGTCTCAAGTAGATTCTACAGGAACAATAGCAATGTTAGAAAAAATGAAAGACAAAGTTGCCGAAGAAGAAGCGTTAGCAGAAGCTTATGGAGATATTGCTGAGCAATCTAAAAGCGTAGATGAAGAAATTGATGCCGCTCTAGATAATGTTGATGCAGATTCTGCTGATGCATTAGCAGAGTTGAAGAAAAAAATGGGAATGTAA
- a CDS encoding YbjN domain-containing protein gives METQQNHFQKIKAYLVDLNYVIKVEDEENGLFVIEREEEGIFNLVLDCEDPILIMEQFLFEVKNETPELYKSLLTKNRDIVHGAFVLHENKVSFRDTLQIENLDRNEIEGSINSLSLLMTEYNRELIEFSK, from the coding sequence ATGGAAACACAACAAAATCACTTCCAAAAAATTAAAGCTTATTTAGTTGATTTAAACTATGTAATAAAAGTGGAAGACGAAGAAAATGGACTATTTGTAATAGAAAGAGAGGAAGAAGGTATTTTTAATTTAGTATTAGACTGTGAAGATCCAATATTAATTATGGAGCAATTTCTTTTTGAGGTAAAGAATGAAACACCTGAGTTATACAAAAGTTTGTTGACAAAGAATAGAGATATTGTACACGGGGCTTTTGTTTTGCACGAGAACAAAGTTTCGTTTAGAGATACCTTACAAATCGAAAATTTAGATCGAAATGAAATAGAGGGATCAATCAACTCATTGAGTTTATTGATGACAGAATATAATAGAGAATTGATAGAGTTCTCGAAGTAA
- a CDS encoding helix-turn-helix domain-containing protein encodes MSTIGINIKKIRSVKGLNQTAFANLFGLTRANIGSYEELRAEPKIDTIIKIATHYKIPIDKLVRKELTVNEISNFDIFSKVPSYHTEKQPKGIKLVNQNDLKDYPKLKKDTKYLSNLQSINLPIQHIKAKNIIIFNEGNTLFSGKDSFYHGDFLYLEAIENKTSSFLGVIVDAEQFHKGLITIHKNKISIQPLNNNNDKREILYTDQLEIWEIKGKFTTEISHENTLVTQLKNIEERLRKIEQEK; translated from the coding sequence ATGTCGACAATAGGAATTAACATCAAAAAAATAAGAAGTGTCAAAGGACTTAATCAAACTGCTTTTGCCAACCTTTTTGGATTAACACGTGCCAACATTGGTTCTTATGAAGAATTAAGGGCTGAACCAAAAATTGATACAATCATCAAGATAGCCACACATTATAAAATACCTATTGATAAATTAGTTAGAAAAGAGTTAACGGTTAACGAAATTTCAAATTTTGATATCTTTTCTAAAGTTCCATCATATCATACAGAAAAACAACCCAAAGGAATCAAACTGGTCAACCAAAATGATTTAAAAGACTATCCTAAACTAAAAAAAGACACTAAATACCTAAGTAACCTTCAATCGATAAACCTACCTATTCAACATATAAAAGCTAAAAATATTATCATTTTTAATGAGGGGAACACTTTATTCTCAGGAAAAGACAGTTTCTATCACGGTGATTTTCTTTATCTTGAGGCTATAGAAAACAAAACCTCAAGCTTTTTGGGAGTTATCGTTGATGCTGAACAATTTCACAAAGGGCTCATTACTATTCACAAAAATAAAATCTCTATACAACCTTTAAACAACAATAACGATAAAAGGGAAATTTTATATACCGATCAACTTGAGATTTGGGAAATAAAAGGAAAGTTTACTACAGAAATTTCGCACGAAAATACACTTGTTACACAATTGAAAAATATCGAAGAGCGATTAAGAAAAATCGAACAAGAAAAATAA
- a CDS encoding E3 ubiquitin ligase family protein, with translation MGFYIGGIILLVVAVIFFIIQKKRSGKLHHIEYNDTTSINQIVENHNEMSGSFGPGSFSLYSEVKGIATANTPIKTEFSHQECVYYKSTVTREYEVLEKTKDASGKSSKRWVRKSEVVANNENKSHDFMIRDNSGEILLNTEGSELHAKKTFSKFEEGDDAPKGGLNISIGSFSISSGSNYRTIGYKYEEYAIPTKTPLYVIGDANDRSGRLQISKPTDKRPFIVSTKSEDEITKQLSSSAKWMFYGAIGCAVAAGTLIVIGVIKSF, from the coding sequence ATGGGATTTTATATTGGCGGTATAATACTGTTAGTTGTAGCAGTAATATTTTTCATCATCCAAAAGAAAAGAAGCGGCAAACTTCATCATATAGAGTACAATGATACAACAAGCATTAATCAAATTGTAGAAAATCACAACGAAATGTCTGGCTCTTTTGGCCCTGGATCATTTAGTCTTTATAGTGAGGTAAAAGGGATTGCTACAGCAAACACCCCTATAAAAACTGAGTTCTCACATCAAGAATGTGTATATTACAAATCTACTGTGACCCGAGAATATGAAGTATTAGAAAAAACAAAAGATGCCAGTGGCAAATCCTCAAAAAGATGGGTAAGAAAGTCTGAAGTTGTTGCTAACAATGAAAATAAGTCTCATGATTTTATGATTAGAGATAATTCTGGGGAAATACTACTCAATACTGAAGGCTCGGAATTACATGCAAAAAAGACGTTTTCAAAATTTGAAGAGGGAGACGACGCTCCTAAGGGAGGATTAAACATTTCAATTGGTAGTTTTTCAATTTCCTCTGGTTCTAATTATAGAACAATTGGTTATAAATATGAAGAGTACGCTATACCAACAAAAACCCCACTTTATGTAATAGGTGATGCCAACGATCGATCAGGTCGATTGCAAATATCAAAACCGACAGATAAGAGACCTTTTATCGTTTCCACCAAATCTGAAGATGAAATAACAAAACAGCTAAGCTCATCAGCCAAATGGATGTTTTACGGAGCTATAGGATGCGCTGTTGCGGCAGGCACATTAATTGTTATTGGAGTGATTAAAAGCTTTTAA
- a CDS encoding universal stress protein encodes MKKILVPTDFSKAAFNALEYAINLSEKLEAEIILLNAYAVPNSSVMIDLTDVLREDSVSGLEKVKAEALEKFPAAKIETVDYNGDLTASVSHCSKNYNVDLVIMGTTGASGLKETFVGSNTATLIQEINIPLIAIPYDCRFEDKLKIAVSTDLQNLKNIGVFESVKELARLLNGAFHLINVSEDLSKVDPTKFVEHAADVDDIFTGFEHTFKFLENTDYEAEILDYIVANNINLLVVVSRKRNFFERLFHKSISRKLTMHSPVPIVVLSE; translated from the coding sequence ATGAAAAAAATTCTTGTTCCAACTGATTTTTCTAAAGCAGCATTTAATGCGTTAGAATATGCTATAAATCTTTCAGAAAAGCTTGAAGCAGAAATTATTCTGTTGAATGCTTATGCTGTGCCAAACTCATCTGTGATGATCGACTTGACAGATGTATTGAGAGAAGATAGTGTAAGTGGATTGGAGAAAGTAAAAGCCGAGGCCTTAGAAAAGTTTCCAGCAGCTAAAATTGAAACTGTTGACTATAATGGAGATTTAACAGCTTCAGTTAGTCACTGTTCAAAAAATTATAATGTTGATTTAGTGATTATGGGGACAACAGGAGCTTCTGGGCTAAAAGAGACTTTTGTTGGAAGTAATACCGCGACATTAATTCAAGAAATAAACATTCCGTTAATTGCTATACCATATGATTGTCGTTTTGAAGATAAGTTAAAGATAGCGGTTTCTACAGACTTACAAAATTTAAAAAACATAGGGGTTTTTGAGTCGGTCAAAGAACTTGCAAGGTTGCTAAATGGAGCATTTCATTTAATCAATGTCTCGGAAGATTTATCTAAAGTTGATCCAACTAAATTTGTAGAGCATGCCGCTGATGTAGATGATATATTTACTGGTTTTGAACATACCTTTAAGTTTCTGGAAAATACTGACTATGAAGCAGAAATCTTGGATTATATTGTGGCGAACAATATCAATCTCTTAGTAGTTGTCTCTCGTAAAAGAAACTTTTTTGAAAGATTGTTCCACAAAAGCATTTCGAGAAAGTTAACAATGCATTCTCCTGTACCTATTGTGGTTTTGTCAGAGTAA
- a CDS encoding DUF4271 domain-containing protein, producing MEHPSDIFSSLRPDNTLHWLSFVIFLSVAILAYSKQRNNSIQIALKSFFNIRFFKQSLREETNSSIYSGRVLLVNAFITISITLFYFLSDFSSFSGTTYFFFLFLFLLTLLWYIINTMIKYVISKISGLKVIENESIRYNQYFFQVLGIFLLPGIIGLYFFPHQLMGYNFQDIAEKYIIVATLLLLANKLIQSIFQSFEIKISWFYIFLYICTLEILPLCIGFQLIINQNPI from the coding sequence ATGGAACATCCATCAGACATATTTTCGTCTTTAAGACCTGATAATACTTTACATTGGCTTTCTTTTGTAATTTTTTTATCGGTTGCTATTCTCGCCTATTCAAAACAAAGAAATAACTCCATTCAAATAGCATTAAAAAGCTTTTTTAACATTCGTTTTTTCAAGCAATCCTTAAGAGAAGAAACAAATTCTAGCATTTACTCAGGAAGAGTTCTACTGGTTAACGCTTTCATTACCATCAGTATCACTTTGTTTTATTTCTTATCAGATTTTTCTTCCTTTTCTGGAACAACCTATTTCTTTTTTCTCTTTTTATTTCTATTAACACTACTCTGGTATATCATTAACACAATGATTAAATATGTTATCTCTAAAATAAGTGGACTTAAAGTAATAGAAAATGAGTCCATTCGGTACAATCAATACTTCTTTCAGGTATTGGGTATCTTTTTATTACCAGGTATAATTGGTTTATATTTTTTTCCTCATCAGCTGATGGGTTACAACTTTCAAGATATAGCTGAAAAATATATCATTGTTGCTACTTTGCTATTGCTAGCAAATAAGTTAATACAAAGTATATTTCAAAGCTTTGAAATAAAAATTTCATGGTTTTATATTTTTTTGTACATTTGCACCCTTGAAATTTTGCCGTTATGTATTGGTTTTCAACTCATAATTAATCAAAACCCTATATAA
- a CDS encoding uroporphyrinogen-III synthase, with protein sequence MPIKSILVSQPQPKAGKNPFESLAQKNNLKVDFRSFIHVEGVEEQEFRKSRISLSDYTAVILTSRNAVDHYFRMAKETRFNVPDDMKYFCISEAVAYYLQNYIVYRKRKIFVGKQRITDLIDVLKKQKKEKFIVPCSDIQRSIIPEQLEKAGLDFQNAVLFKTVCSDLSDLEDVKYDMLVFYSPSGIESLFKNFPDFVQNDTKIAVFGPTTQKAVEAAGLRIDVSAPQPGTPSMTMAIEKYIKEQGK encoded by the coding sequence ATGCCAATAAAATCTATTTTAGTCTCTCAGCCTCAACCGAAAGCAGGTAAGAACCCTTTTGAAAGTTTAGCTCAAAAAAACAACTTGAAAGTTGATTTTAGATCTTTTATTCACGTAGAGGGAGTTGAAGAACAAGAGTTTAGGAAATCGAGAATTTCTTTGAGTGATTACACTGCTGTTATATTAACTTCAAGAAATGCCGTTGATCATTATTTTAGAATGGCTAAAGAGACAAGGTTTAATGTGCCTGACGATATGAAATACTTTTGTATTTCTGAAGCAGTAGCCTATTACCTTCAGAACTACATTGTATACAGAAAAAGAAAAATCTTTGTTGGAAAACAACGAATTACTGACCTTATTGATGTTTTGAAAAAACAGAAAAAGGAGAAGTTTATCGTTCCATGTTCTGATATTCAACGTTCAATTATTCCAGAACAGTTAGAAAAAGCTGGGTTAGATTTCCAAAACGCTGTATTGTTTAAAACCGTATGTAGCGATTTATCTGACTTAGAAGATGTTAAATACGACATGTTAGTCTTCTACAGTCCATCAGGAATTGAGTCTTTATTTAAAAACTTTCCTGATTTTGTTCAAAATGATACTAAAATAGCTGTTTTTGGTCCAACAACACAAAAAGCTGTTGAAGCCGCTGGACTTCGAATAGATGTAAGTGCTCCTCAACCTGGTACTCCATCGATGACAATGGCCATTGAAAAATACATTAAAGAACAAGGGAAATAG
- the rnpA gene encoding ribonuclease P protein component has product MKQGLSRAHSLKNKLTITRIFSKKDGFITYPIRISYTETNSALPVQVLFSVPKRKFKKATDRNRIKRLMREAYRLNQSEFLEGLQSKNKTIALYIGYVGKEIPSYSVIEKKIKLSLVRLLKELETKEQ; this is encoded by the coding sequence ATGAAGCAAGGTTTAAGTAGAGCGCATAGTCTTAAAAACAAATTAACCATCACTCGTATTTTTAGCAAAAAAGATGGTTTTATCACCTATCCTATCCGGATAAGCTATACAGAAACAAATTCAGCTCTTCCAGTACAGGTTTTATTTTCAGTTCCTAAAAGGAAATTTAAAAAAGCTACTGACAGGAACCGTATTAAACGTTTAATGCGTGAGGCTTATCGATTAAACCAATCCGAGTTTTTAGAGGGCCTACAATCAAAAAATAAAACGATAGCTTTGTATATTGGTTATGTTGGAAAGGAAATACCTAGTTATTCTGTGATTGAAAAAAAAATAAAACTATCTTTAGTTCGTTTATTAAAGGAACTAGAAACCAAAGAGCAATGA
- a CDS encoding S41 family peptidase: protein MKLKHLLILLTVGIVLSSGTTYTLSYYFDDKDDDNYFEITKNLRTMSAVYNVINTYYVDEPQPGKMMKTGIDAMLKSLDPYTVYIPESQIEDYRYMTTGQYGGIGSLIQKQGDHIVISEPYEGFPAQKGGLKAGDILIEVDGVSVEGKETSDMSKILKGGAGTALTIKFKRGEETKEITLKREEVKIAEVPYFGMIDDEVGYVKLTSFTNTASKNIGKALRTLKDSLGMKKVILDLRGNGGGLLHEAVNIVNFWVPKGQLVVETKGRLETMNRSYKTQNNAFDENMPIAVLINDRSASASEIVSGSIQDLDRGIVIGERSYGKGLVQQTKDINFGSKVKVTIAKYYTPSGRCIQKLDYSHRDGKGKVHEVSDSLIHSFKTKNGRTVKDGRGIDPDVVIEEEIYNKLTAVLVTKNMLFEYATQYERAHPSIASSKKFELTADEYQDFIAFIKNQEDISYTTDSQELLEQLKEVAKDEKYFNESESEFKLLLEKLTPNLENDLIRYQEEIKELLENEIVSRYYFQKGRVEASLKHDTYIDKALDILNNNERYEQILTVQ, encoded by the coding sequence ATGAAACTCAAACATCTACTTATTTTATTAACGGTCGGTATTGTATTGTCAAGTGGTACAACCTATACGTTATCCTATTATTTTGACGATAAAGATGATGACAATTATTTCGAGATCACAAAAAATCTCAGAACAATGTCTGCTGTATATAATGTTATCAATACTTATTACGTTGATGAACCACAACCAGGAAAAATGATGAAAACAGGTATAGATGCGATGTTAAAATCATTGGACCCATACACTGTTTATATCCCTGAAAGTCAGATAGAAGATTACCGTTATATGACCACTGGTCAATACGGAGGAATTGGCTCATTAATCCAAAAACAAGGAGATCATATTGTTATTTCAGAACCTTACGAAGGCTTTCCTGCTCAAAAAGGAGGCTTAAAAGCTGGTGACATTCTTATTGAGGTAGACGGAGTTTCTGTTGAGGGAAAAGAAACCAGTGATATGAGTAAAATTTTAAAAGGAGGGGCTGGAACAGCATTAACCATCAAATTTAAAAGAGGAGAGGAAACCAAAGAAATTACTCTAAAAAGAGAAGAAGTAAAAATTGCTGAAGTTCCTTACTTTGGAATGATAGATGACGAAGTGGGGTATGTAAAACTAACATCATTTACCAATACAGCGAGTAAAAATATAGGAAAAGCATTAAGAACGCTTAAGGATAGTTTAGGGATGAAAAAAGTAATCCTCGATTTAAGAGGAAATGGTGGAGGTTTATTGCATGAAGCTGTTAATATCGTAAATTTTTGGGTACCCAAAGGCCAATTAGTTGTCGAAACCAAAGGGAGGTTAGAGACCATGAATCGTTCTTATAAAACTCAAAACAATGCTTTTGATGAAAATATGCCAATTGCTGTACTAATTAACGATCGTTCTGCCTCTGCCAGTGAAATTGTTTCTGGTAGTATTCAAGATTTAGATCGAGGAATTGTAATTGGAGAACGCAGCTATGGAAAAGGACTAGTACAACAAACAAAAGACATCAATTTCGGTAGCAAAGTTAAGGTTACTATAGCTAAATACTACACCCCTAGCGGTAGATGCATACAAAAACTAGATTACTCCCACAGAGATGGAAAAGGTAAGGTTCACGAAGTTTCGGATAGTTTAATTCATTCTTTTAAAACGAAGAATGGGCGAACAGTAAAAGATGGTAGAGGTATAGACCCTGATGTTGTTATTGAAGAAGAAATATACAATAAACTAACAGCTGTTTTGGTCACCAAAAATATGCTTTTTGAATATGCTACTCAATATGAACGCGCTCATCCTTCTATAGCTTCGAGCAAAAAATTTGAATTAACAGCTGATGAATATCAAGACTTTATAGCATTCATTAAAAACCAAGAAGACATCAGTTATACCACAGATTCACAGGAGTTATTAGAGCAGCTAAAAGAGGTTGCCAAAGACGAGAAATATTTCAATGAATCTGAAAGTGAATTTAAGCTGTTGTTAGAAAAGTTAACACCGAATTTAGAAAACGATTTAATACGCTATCAGGAAGAAATTAAAGAGTTGTTAGAAAATGAAATTGTATCTCGTTATTACTTTCAAAAAGGAAGGGTAGAGGCTTCTTTAAAGCATGACACATACATTGACAAAGCTTTAGATATTTTGAATAACAACGAAAGGTATGAGCAAATACTTACCGTTCAATAG